CTCTGACCAGTCAAGTACATGAAAGAGGTCTCACCGTATTTCAAGAACTCTGCCGGCGGGACTTCGGTTGGCTGGGACTCGCCTCCTGCTTCACCCCTTCAGCGACAGCTGTCTtcccctggccccccaccccgggacaTCAGTGATGCCAAACACATATCCTTGAAGATGGCATACGTCTCGAGGAGGTGCACCCCCACTGACCCGGAGCCCAGGTAAatctggggtggggagcagctcAGACGGATATGCCTTGGTGTTAAGTGGTGGGGCCAAGGGAAAGATAGCCCTGTGTTGCAAGTGGGCAGTACAAAGTCTGAACATAGTGGGGCttgagaaatgtttgttgaatggatgtaAGAGTGAAGTTAAGGGGATGATGGTatgctttgcttctttcttcttcctctgagcAGTTCACATCTGAGAAGGAGCTTGGTCTGCGGAAGAACCCTGGGCTCCCGTCCTGGTTCTCCATGGACTAGTCCCTTTTCCTCACTGACCTGTAGCTTCCTCACTGGGAAATAAAGTTTTCAGACCCAGTGGTCCCTTCAAGTCTCTTCTAACTCTGCTGAGGTTCTTAGATGTCTAGTAACATTCGTGTCAGGGCCATGGAAAATACCATCCTTCACATATGAGCAGCCCTTAACAGGTCACTGATGGTAAGATTGGTAACAACCAACAATATTGAGTGTTTACCATGCACATTTTAATTCAACTCTCACAGCGACCCTATGAGCAAAGTCCTATTATTTCacccccattttgtagatgagaacagagagaggaagtaacctgcccaagatcacacaaccaGGAAGGGATGGAACTTGCCTCATTCCAGGTAGCCCTCTCTGCTTTAGAAATTGTAGGTGCCTGAGTGATGGTGGTGGGTGAATGGAATATATGTTGATCAAGTGGGGTATGCAGTATTGGGGGTAGTGTGTATATGGCATGAGCATAAAAGGCTTGTGCTGTGGGTCCTAGTTACAGCCGGGGTCAAGGCCAGGCAGATGCCCAACATTGACCTGGAGGTTCAGCTCCAAATCTTCTAGCACTACTCGATGCCCCAGCCCCAGACTGCCCCCATGAAGCAAGAACTGGTGATTCACAGGTCACTTAAGGTGTTCCACCAAAGGGGCCTTTTGTATTGAGTGAAGGTAAGGTGGTATTAGTCCTTCCTGAGACTTACTTACATGATTAGGTTAATCGTGGTTTCCAGCCTGATCCCAGATATCACACatttctgtgtgtgcacatgtagtTGACGTGTAAACGCAAAaactttgtgtgtatatgtacgcATTTGCATGGCTATGGGTGTAGATTTGTGCATACGTGTTGGTGCATGTTTGTGTTAATAttcatatgtgtatgtgcatgcatgcacacgtgctCGACCATGTGCACATATGTAATGTGTGTAACATGAATATAACTGTGGTTCCATATTGGCACAATGTTCCAGTCAAAGGAACACAATCtggtaaccaaaataaaaatgaaaaatatttcaagctTTTACTAAGTTTTAGGATTATGTCGGGCTACAAGTATCAGAAATGCGAATCTGCAATGACTTAAATAAATGAGggatttatttttccacatgTTTAAGAAACATGGGTCAAGAATGCCTTTGAGGAACCAGCCTTCCAGCTTCTTCCTCTGccatttttattgtgtattttcttcttggaGGCAGAATGGTGGCTGCATGCCCAAACATGTGCCCATGTTCCAGATGGGAAGAAggcaaaagggaaaggaaattttctccttgcattttgttcttttgctgcATAACAGACCATCCAAAAATTGAGTGGCTTAGAAGATAGCagtttattatttcttacaattctgtAACCCGGGCTGGCTCGGCTGGCCAGTTCTTCCGCTCTATGTGGCACCTGCTGGGCCTGGAAGTACAAGATGGCCGCTTTGCCCCCATGTCTGCTGCCTCAGCTGGAACGGTTGGAACAGCTAGGGGCTGGCTGAGCATTCCTCTTTCCAGAAGTCCTTTCCACATGCCTTGTTTGTTCTATCTGGGTAGTTGGTCCCTGGGTACTTGGATTTCGTGGTGGCTCAGGAATGCCAGAatgtcacttctgccacattgtATTTGTCAAACCAAGTTACAAGGtcaaggagaagagaaataagcTTCACCTCTTGATGAGAAAAGTGGACTGGATGTTCAGAGAGGGATGGATTTGGTGGAGGCCATCTTTGGAGAGTAACCACCACATCTAGGGAAGCTTTACCTTCCCTTGGGAGGGGGCACCCTCCCCAGAGACTTCTGGCTGTATCTCATGGTCAGACCTGGGTCCCCTGGCCAGCCCTGGTTGCAAGGGAGGTGGGAATTCAAGTATCTTGCTTCCTCGCTCTGCAGTGGAGGGAGGCAAAGGTGAAGGGGGTTGGGTATTGTGTGAGCCATCTTTCAGATTCTGCCCTGCTTCATCTGTTACAGAAAGGCCAAAGAGGAGTGAATCTTTAATATTccacataacattttaaaatcctttccctGTCACTAGTCCTCTTGGTACCTCCCTGAAACTCTTCCCCCACACTTGTCCACaatccctcctcccttcttcctccttcactcCTCCAACTCTAGCTCTTTCTGTGTAGACTGACTTGGCCTCTCAAGCCTCTCCAGTTTctgtgctccccgcccccccttgcAGTATATCACTTTGCTCCTGTGCCACAAAGGAaaagctgggagctgggagctggtcTAGCAGGAGAATCCTTCTCCTTAGAAACCAGGAGAAAAGAGTAAGATCACGAATCCTCACACAGTGATTTTGGCTCCTATCACACATGTTTGAGTATGTGTTTAATTCGTATGTATATGGTTCTGTGTATGTATGTCGTAGTCTCTTGTCCCTAGACCCCATGAAGCCCCAGTTTGGGCTGGAGCCCCAGCAGTGAGTATCGCTCCCGACTGTCTCGTGGACACCCTGTGGTTTCTCCTGGTCTTGCAGCGAATGGGGTTTCGGGCCAGATTTCAAGGTTGGGCAGCTGCAGCCTAATGGACTTGTCCTCCCCTCCGTTCTATTTGTGCCTGCAGGTATTTGGAGATCTGTTCAGCAGATGGTCAAGACACCCTCTTCCTGAGGGCCAAGGATGAGGCTAGCGCAAAGTCGTGGGCAGCTGCCATCCAGGCCCAAGTCAACGCTCTGATGCCTTGGGTCAAGGACGAGCTGCAGGCACTGCTGGCAGCCACCAGCACAGCTGGGAGCCAGGACATCAAGCAGATCGGCTGGCTGACTGAGCAGGTGCCTGCTGGGCCAGGCATCTGTCCGCTACCTCTATCTCCTCCCCTGGAGCTAACCCCATTCCCATTTATCATCTCACTCCACCCTGGCCCTCtgacctctcccctccctgccccacctcactGTTGCCTTGCCCCCTGCAGCTGCCCGGTGGGGGCACGGCACCTACCCTGGCCTTGCTGACCGAGAAGGAGCTGCTTCTCTACTGCCATCTACCCCAGACCCGGgaggctctgagccagccagcccgTACTGCCCCACTCATTGCCACCAGGTATCCATGGGCAGGCAGGGGTGTATGTCTCACCCAGAGGTTGGGGGATGATGCTCTCGATGGGCCTCAGAGGTGGGGGACCCCAGCCCCACTCTGCCCTGAGTTATTTCCCACGTGACCTGAAGCAAACCTCTATcttgtctgggcctcagtttcttcatctgtaagatggcgGTTTGCAACAGAAGGATGTGAGGTCCCACCAGTCACTCACTGATTGACACCTACTCTGCCCAACCTAGTGGAGCATAGTTCAGGGGACAGGGAGCTGATCCCAACAGTCTGCCCTCAGGGAGTATCCAGTCTGGTGGGGGAGGCTGACAGCCTTCAAGCGTGGAGGTGAAGGAACCACTTAACTCTGCCTGGCCTGATGGGGAAGGCTTTAGCTGGAGGTGATATTGAGCTGGACTTTGATGGCTGAATAGAAGTTTGCTCTTTAAGAAAGAGTGGAAGGTCATCTCACACAGAACAACATGGTCAAAAGTACAGAAGTATTAAGGGCTGGTGCATGTTCATAGATCTTTGAGTGTGCTATAGCCAGTATGTAGAATCTGTacaagaaatggagagaaatgaaacagAGAGTTGTCAGGGCCTGATCTTACAGAACCTCTAGTCCCTGGTTAAGGAATGCTAGTTCTATCTTAAGAGTTGTGGCGGAGTGGAAGGGTTTTAGCCTGGGAGTGAGGTGACTTGGGTTGTGTTTTAGAAGACTCTCTGTGGTTGCCATGTGGAAAATTCAGTGGAGGGGGCAGGATGGAAGCTGGGAGGCTGGTGCAGTCATGCAGGAGAGAtggtggaggtgggtggaggcAGCAGATGGAGAAGAAAGGCCGCATTTGCATTGGAAGACACACGGGTGGTAAAATTAACTGGGCTTAGTGTTTGCCAGatggggagggtgagggaggtggacaggatgaatggatgaatgggggGAGGTTGAAGTTGGGGTCCGGTGGGCAGTGGGACTAGGGGTGAGAGTGCAAAGCGGGGAGGCTGGAGCAAGATGCTCCAGTGTgttggggacagagaggggcttAGATAGGAATCTTGGGGACTTGTGGGTTTATAGTTCTGGGCTGGAAGATGGAAAACTGGGTGTCAGCAGCAGCTCTGGGGGGAGCTGAAGCTacaagagagagtgtgtgtggaaTGAGGAACTGAAGAGGGCTAAGGGCCAGAACTCTGAGGCTGTTGCCCAGAGAGGGGCAGTAAgctgcccaaggttacacagcaaaTGGGAATGAAACTGAAGGCCCAGGCCCTTGCTGCTCATGCCTTTTCCTCTGGGTGGGGCTCTGGCCTATGTGTTAGGAGCTGCCTGTCTGCCAAGGACAAGCAGGTCATGGATTGCCAAACTAATCAAGTGACTCATGAATTCAGGTCACAAGAGTTTATTTAAGATCTACTATATGCCCAGCATTGGTTTAATTGCTGAAAATAGAGTGGTgaacaaataagacaaaaattCGTATCCTAGAAGATATTCTAGTGAAAGAGACAATCAAAAACCAATggaaacaaataaagaataaGTATAATTTCTGGTATCATGATGAAAAGTAAGGCTAGTGAGTGCCAGGGGTACTATTTTAGACAGGAAGTTTAGggagggcttctcagaggagacgacatttgagcaaagatctgAAAGAAGTGAGGGAGTGAGTCGTGCAGATAATCGGGGAAGAGTGTACTTGAtggagggaacagcatatgcagaAGTGCTGAGGCAAGAATGTGCTGGGTGTGTCTGAAGACACTAGtatggctggagcagagggatCAAGGGGGAGGGTGGCAAGAGGTGGGCTCTTGTGAGTCAATCGGGGCCCTTCTGGAAGTCCTGTTCCCTGATTATATGGTAAAGGAGTCACAGGTCCCTTCCCAGGTCACCACCCCCTTGGCCCAGAACTATTTCCTGACTGTCTGAGGCCTTATACTTagccctctgccccctgcccctagGCTGGTGCACTCAGGCCCCTCCAAGGGTTCGGTGCCCTATGATGCAGAGCTCTCTTTTGCCTTGCGCACGGGCACACGTCACGGTGTGGACACTCACCTGTTCAGCGTGGAGTCACCACAGGAGCTGGCTGCCTGGACCCGCCAACTGGTGGATGGCTGTCACCGGGCTGCCGAGGGTGTGCAGGAGGTGTCTACAGGTGGGCTGGGTGGACCTGGGAGTGCCTCTCTGGTAATGAGCCTCTTACCCCCAGAGGCATTCAAACTTTCTTCTTCAGGTGCTTCAGGAGGGGCATATAAAGTGGGGTTTGGGGTCTccacagtctctttttttttggctgtgCAGGTGCCCCGGTGGGTAGTGAGACCCTTTTCCCTGGGTTTTCTTGCCCTGGCTTTGTGATTACAGTGGTTAAGTTGTGAGAGATTGTGCCTGGAGTAGGGTTGCCaaataaaatataggacaccacttaaatgtgaatttcagataaacaacaaacacCTTTTTAGCATAAATATGTCCCAATTAtccattgtttatctgaaattcacatttaatggGGCAATTCTACAGGTCTCTAAGGTCTTCAAGGGCCATGCTTGGTGGGTCTACTGATACCTttatagggagggagggaatgggcCTTCTGTACATGGCAGAGTTTAAACTTTccctttccactttttttttttaaagtttatttatttattttgagagagagagagagagagagcaagcgcaagtgggggaggggcagagaggagagagagaatctcaagcaggccccacggtgtcagcacagagcctgacatggggctcaaacccacaaaccatgagatcatgacctgagccgaaatcaaaagtctgatgcttagccgactgagccacccaggtgcttctttCTGGTTCCACTTTTGTTGTTGCTGAAAGTGGGACTAGAAGTGGGGTATTGTTTCTCTGAGGGCCCGTTTTCTGTATTTTAGGGTGGGGGCAACTCCATGCAGGGTGAATATACAGATGACATAATAGGCAGTGAGCTTCCCATCCCTGGTGGTATTGAAGCCCCATTTTCGGAGTTGCTGGTGAGGGTTGGAGGTGGGGCTTATGGTCCCTGAGGTGCTGGCTGTGCCTGTGCCCACATGCCTCCCTGCAGCCTGCACGTGGAATGGCCGTCCCTGTACCCTCTCTGTGCACATCGACAAGGGCTTCACGCTGTGGGCGGCTGAGCCCGGTGCGGCCCGAGCTGTGCTGCTCCGGCAGCCCTTTGAGAAGCTGCAGATGTCCTCAGATGATGGTGCCAGCCTCCTTTTCCTGGACTTCGGGGGTGCTGAAGGAGAGATTGTGAGTAGAGGGTGTGGGGGGCTTTGCTCTCCTGGAGGCCAGGCTGGATGGGGCTCCTGACCCTTCTTTCCATCCACCCTGCAGCAGCTGGACCTGCATTCGTGCCCCAAAACCATGGTCTTCATCATCCACTCCTTCCTCTCGGCAAAAGTCACCCGCCTGGGGCTTTTGGCCTAGAGATCACCGGATGCACTAGCCCTGAAGAGAGGGTATCTACCACATGGCCTGACCTGGCCCTCCGCTGACTGCCTGCTCACCACTGggctgagggaagggagaggaaaggaacaaGAGTGCAGAGTCCCAGCTTCTAAGGGAGGCTGGGATAGTCTTGGGACTGGGACCCAGACTCAGGACACAGTGGATCCTGCCTGTGATGGGgtagcctcccaggtgccccatcatctcCACATCAGTGCCTTTTGCAGAGAGATATTTTGTGTACACAAAAGCCATTCCGAGCCTGGGACCTGCCCCTGTGGGGATCCTGACCCCAGACAACAACTGCCAGGCCTCCTAGAGGCCCCTAAGCCACCCTCAGAGGCCTCATCTGAAGGGAGTTCCCTGGGGTCCATggcaagagaaagaggaggaaccTTTCTGTTCATTTCTCCCCTCAGCTCCACCACCTTGGGGCATCTggtttttctcttcatcctctctcctccttacTCTTGGATAAATAAACAGCCTGTGAGTACATAGGCAGCCTGGCCTAGTGTTTGTGGTTTGTGCCTTGGCCTCTGGACTCTTTGGTGGCTCCCACAGTCCCAAGATGGACCAGACCCAGGAGTGGGACTCCTTTCTCTGGAGGAGAGCAGACTTTAACCACAGGGCCATAAAGAAAGTCTATTTGTTATCTGTTATTGTGTGACAAATGACCCCCAAATCTAACAGCTTAAAACagtgaatgtttattatttttcaggttCTGTGTATCAGGAATATGTGAAAGGCTAAGCTGGGATGTTCTTGACTCAGGGGCTTTTACGAGGTTGCAATCAAGGTATTGGCTGGGGCTGCACTCATGTGACAGCTTGACTGGGGCTACAGGACCCATTTCTGACATTGCTCACACATGTGGCTGTGGGAAGGCAGCCCCAGTTCCTCACCACCTGGGCCTAACCATAGGGCTGCTTGAGTGTGCTTATGACAATTAAATTAGCTGCAtatcaagtgctcagtagccacgtgtggctggtgGCTATTGTGTTGGACTAAGCAGTTAAGACTGACAGGTCCCCATGCACAGGGAACAGAAATTCAGTAGGATCTCCCACAATCAAATGTGTGATTCAGTTTGGGCAGACATGGAAATAACAGAGGGGCCAGTGGGGACCTGACCTACTCTAGGGGTTTACAGGAGGTTTCTCTCGCAAAGAGACACGGAAGCTGGTGTTCATCTAAAGGAATATGCTAAAATTCAGCTCTTGTTGCAATAATGCTGTGGAAAAAAATACCCAGCCTCAGGGGCCACAGCCACAAGCATTTATTTTCATGCTCCTGGGGCTGCATGCTCACTGAAGTTTGACTATTATAAGCTGGGCTTGGCTGGGGGTGTCACCAGGGAAGGATAAGGGTCATTGTCCACCCGTGGCAGTGTGAAGGCTTCCTCTCTCAAAAGAACTCACACTGGGATATAGACGCTGCCACCATGGTGGGGCTCTGTGTGGCACCGGTGCCCCTGTGTCCCCTGCTCCATGGCCATATTAGGACAGGACATCTTCCCTTTGCAACTTGACAGTAAACCTGAATATTTTTCTAACTGGAGTCTTTAGATCCCAGAGTATCCAGGGACTTGTCTGTAGAGTTTAAGCATTTTCCAGGAATTCTGGTATACTTTCATAGTACTGATAGTTACCCCAAATGATCAGATCACATTCTAGGTTATCTGGAGAACCACAGTCAAAATCAAGAACCATGATACGGTTTTCGGCCTGTGTTTGCCTTTGTATTTTTGACTGAATTGGTAGCCAGCAGTCATCTAAGTAGACAGTGTGAGCTTAATTCCAGTATATCCCAAACTCCTGAAATCCAGGTTTGCTTCCATCATCCTCACCGCCCCAAGACAGCACGATGGTCCGAGACTCCACAGTCTTTGGGCAACTGCCACAGCCTCCTAAATGCTCTCCTTATTTGCCTCTTCATCCTCTTACCCCCAAAGCAGTGTATTCTCCACATGGCAGCCACTTAATAGGCAAAGAAACTGGGAATCAGCAGGGATGACTAACTTGGCCTTGACTATCATGGTAAGTGTCAGAACCTCAATGGGAACCCAGCCAGTCTGACTTTCACTTAGTCAGTCAGTGGTAAGAATAGCATTTTGGGATCAGCCTGGCCTGTGGGTGGATCCCAGTTCTGCTATGCAGTAGTTGTGTGAGCTTCAGCATGTGATCACcttttgtattttcacttttcttgccTTAAAGTGCGCTAATAATAACCTCATAGAGTTCGAGTGAGGAGTTAGAGAAGTCATTGGAGCGGGGGCTGTCAGGGCCCCCAGAGCCTTACAGTTCGGAGTGTTGGGGCCAGTGCCTTATCGACACAGGACTTTCTTCCAAATCACAGATCTCCTTGCCCAGACAGAGATGAAGTGCTGAGGAACTAATACACATAGGAGCATCTTTCTACCATGACTGCTGGCATATAACTAGTCTAGCTTCCTCTCCTCTTGGGTGTAATAATTCTGAGGTATGTGTGCTACACGGTTTCCCAGAACTCCCCAACAGAATTAAACCCCAGATGGCCACCATGGTAACATTCTTTATTGGCCATCTCCCCtaccctgtctccttccctgactACCCTGTCAATGTTTCCTGA
This sequence is a window from Lynx canadensis isolate LIC74 chromosome A3, mLynCan4.pri.v2, whole genome shotgun sequence. Protein-coding genes within it:
- the SNTA1 gene encoding LOW QUALITY PROTEIN: alpha-1-syntrophin (The sequence of the model RefSeq protein was modified relative to this genomic sequence to represent the inferred CDS: inserted 1 base in 1 codon; deleted 2 bases in 2 codons; substituted 1 base at 1 genomic stop codon); translation: MASGRRSPRNRAAGTARGAGPGAGAERWQRVLLSLARTRXTVSPAEGEVGPEPGAPREPEPAQLNGAAEPGAGAPQLPEALXLQRRRVTVRKADAGGWAISIKGGRENKMPILISKIFKGLAADQTEALFVGDAILSVNGEDLSSATHDEAVQVLKKTGKEVVLEVKYMKEVSPYFKNSAGGTSVGWDSPPASPLQRQLSSPGPPPRDISDAKHISLKMAYVSRRCTPTDPEPRYLEICSADGQDTLFLRAKDEASAKSWAAAIQAQVNALMPWVKDELQALLAATSTAGSQDIKQIGWLTEQLPGGGTAPTLALLTEKELLLYCHLPQTREALSQPARTAPLIATRLVHSGPSKGSVPYDAELSFALRTGTRHGVDTHLFSVESPQELAAWTRQLVDGCHRAAEGVQEVSTACTWNGRPCTLSVHIDKGFTLWAAEPGAARAVLLRQPFEKLQMSSDDGASLLFLDFGGAEGEIQLDLHSCPKTMVFIIHSFLSAKVTRLGLLA